From the genome of Streptacidiphilus rugosus AM-16, one region includes:
- a CDS encoding acyl-CoA synthetase: MTTPLPGFWAQAQSDPERTVMHAPDGGAWTAGRLLAAANRMVHGLREAGLDVGDSFAVVLPNGIELFTAYLAASQAGFYLVPVNHHLVGPEIGWIVADSGAKVLIAHERFAEAATAAADEAGLPKERRYAVGELPGFRPYAELLDGRSEAMPEGRTTGWVMNYTSGTTGRPRGIRRPLIGKPPEETSLGGFLGIFGIRPGDGHVHLVCSPLYHTAVLQFAAASLHLGHEVVLMDRWTPEEMLRLIDRHRATHTHMVPTQFHRLLALPGEVRARYDVSSMRHAIHGAAPCPDHVKRSMIDWWGECVEEYYAASEGGGTFATAREWLERPGTVGKAWPISEIAVFDDAGEPVPSGELGTVYLKMMTGGFTYHKDEAKTRANRIGDFFTVGDLGLLDADGYLYLRDRKIDMIISGGVNIYPAEIESALLTHPAVADAAAFGIPHEDWGEEVKAVVEPAPGHEPGPELAADILAHCERQLATYKRPRSVDFVRELPRDPNGKLYKRRLRDPYWEGRTRQV, translated from the coding sequence ATGACCACGCCCCTGCCCGGATTCTGGGCGCAGGCCCAGAGCGACCCCGAGCGCACCGTCATGCACGCGCCCGACGGCGGGGCCTGGACCGCCGGCCGGCTGCTGGCCGCGGCGAACCGCATGGTCCACGGCCTGCGGGAGGCCGGCCTGGACGTCGGCGACTCGTTCGCCGTCGTGCTGCCCAACGGGATCGAGCTGTTCACCGCCTATCTGGCCGCCTCGCAGGCCGGCTTCTACCTGGTCCCGGTCAACCACCACCTGGTCGGCCCCGAGATCGGCTGGATCGTGGCCGACAGCGGGGCGAAGGTGCTGATCGCGCACGAGCGCTTCGCCGAGGCGGCGACCGCCGCGGCCGACGAGGCGGGGCTGCCCAAGGAGCGCCGCTACGCGGTCGGAGAGCTGCCCGGCTTCCGCCCCTACGCCGAGCTGCTGGACGGCCGGAGCGAGGCTATGCCCGAGGGCCGGACCACCGGCTGGGTGATGAACTACACCTCGGGCACCACCGGGCGGCCACGCGGCATCCGCCGTCCGCTGATCGGCAAGCCGCCGGAGGAGACCTCGCTCGGCGGTTTCCTCGGCATCTTCGGCATCCGACCGGGCGACGGTCACGTGCACCTGGTCTGCTCCCCGCTCTACCACACCGCCGTGCTGCAGTTCGCGGCCGCCTCGCTGCACCTGGGCCACGAGGTGGTACTGATGGACCGCTGGACGCCGGAGGAGATGCTGCGGCTGATCGACCGCCACCGGGCCACCCACACCCATATGGTGCCCACCCAGTTCCACCGGCTGCTCGCGCTGCCGGGCGAGGTCAGGGCGCGCTACGACGTCAGCTCGATGCGCCACGCGATCCACGGGGCGGCACCCTGCCCCGACCACGTGAAGCGTTCCATGATCGACTGGTGGGGCGAGTGCGTCGAGGAGTACTACGCGGCCAGCGAGGGCGGCGGCACGTTCGCGACCGCGCGGGAGTGGCTGGAGCGGCCGGGGACGGTGGGCAAGGCCTGGCCGATCAGCGAGATCGCGGTCTTCGACGACGCGGGCGAGCCGGTGCCTTCCGGCGAACTCGGCACCGTCTACCTGAAGATGATGACCGGCGGCTTCACCTACCACAAGGACGAGGCGAAGACGCGGGCCAACCGGATCGGCGACTTCTTCACCGTCGGCGACCTGGGACTGCTGGACGCGGACGGCTACCTCTACCTGCGGGACCGCAAGATCGACATGATCATCTCGGGCGGGGTCAACATCTACCCGGCCGAGATCGAGTCCGCGCTGCTCACCCACCCCGCGGTGGCCGACGCGGCGGCGTTCGGGATCCCGCACGAGGACTGGGGCGAGGAGGTCAAGGCGGTCGTCGAGCCCGCCCCCGGCCACGAGCCGGGCCCCGAGCTCGCCGCCGACATCCTGGCGCACTGCGAACGGCAGCTGGCCACCTACAAGCGCCCCCGCTCGGTCGACTTCGTCCGTGAGCTGCCGCGCGACCCCAACGGCAAGCTCTACAAACGACGCCTGCGCGACCCGTACTGGGAGGGCCGCACCCGCCAGGTCTGA
- a CDS encoding NAD(P)H-dependent flavin oxidoreductase, whose amino-acid sequence MRTRLSDQLGIEHAVFGFTPFPAVAAAITRAGGMGVLGAVRYGEAEALAKDLDWMDAQCGGLPYGVDVVMPAKKVEGVTVEQVEAMIPEGHRAFVREQLARHGVPELPEGERGGWRITGWMEEVARSHVDVALEHPIKLLASALGSPPADVIARAHEAGVLVAALAGSARHARRHAEAGIDVIVAQGHEAGGHTGEIGTMVLVPEIVAAVDPLPVLAAGGIGTGAQVAAGLALGAQGAWLGSVWLTVSESDLTSPVLRQKLLAAGSGDTVRSRSLTGKPARQLRTEWTEAWDGAESPGTLPMPLQGLLVADALSRIQSYETPELIGTPVGQIVGQMNEVRPVAAVMDELTRGFERAVARLGRIAANVSDAPAKGE is encoded by the coding sequence ATGAGAACCCGACTCAGCGACCAACTCGGTATCGAGCACGCCGTGTTCGGCTTCACGCCGTTCCCCGCCGTGGCGGCCGCGATCACCCGGGCCGGCGGCATGGGCGTCCTCGGCGCGGTCCGCTACGGCGAGGCCGAGGCGCTGGCGAAGGACCTGGACTGGATGGACGCCCAGTGTGGCGGCCTGCCCTACGGCGTCGACGTGGTGATGCCCGCCAAGAAGGTCGAGGGCGTCACCGTCGAGCAGGTCGAGGCCATGATCCCCGAAGGCCACCGGGCCTTCGTGCGGGAGCAGTTGGCCAGGCACGGCGTGCCCGAGCTGCCCGAGGGGGAGCGCGGCGGCTGGCGGATCACCGGCTGGATGGAGGAGGTCGCCCGGTCCCATGTGGACGTGGCGCTCGAACACCCGATCAAGCTGCTGGCCAGCGCGCTGGGCTCGCCGCCCGCCGACGTGATCGCGCGCGCCCACGAGGCCGGGGTGCTGGTCGCCGCCCTCGCCGGGAGCGCCCGGCACGCGCGGCGGCACGCCGAGGCCGGCATCGACGTCATCGTCGCCCAGGGCCACGAGGCGGGCGGCCATACCGGCGAGATCGGCACCATGGTACTGGTCCCCGAGATCGTCGCCGCCGTCGACCCGCTGCCGGTCCTCGCCGCGGGCGGGATCGGCACCGGGGCGCAGGTGGCCGCCGGGCTGGCGCTCGGTGCGCAGGGCGCGTGGCTCGGCTCGGTCTGGCTGACCGTCAGCGAGTCCGACCTGACCTCGCCGGTGCTGCGGCAGAAGCTGCTGGCCGCGGGGAGCGGCGACACCGTCCGCTCGCGCTCGCTGACCGGCAAGCCGGCCCGCCAGCTGCGCACAGAGTGGACCGAGGCCTGGGACGGCGCGGAGAGTCCCGGCACGCTGCCGATGCCGCTGCAGGGCCTGCTGGTCGCCGACGCGCTCAGCCGGATCCAGTCCTACGAGACCCCGGAACTGATCGGCACTCCGGTCGGCCAGATCGTCGGCCAGATGAACGAGGTCCGGCCCGTCGCCGCCGTGATGGACGAGCTGACCCGCGGCTTCGAGCGGGCCGTGGCCCGGCTCGGCCGCATCGCCGCCAACGTCTCCGACGCCCCAGCGAAGGGTGAGTGA
- a CDS encoding serine/threonine-protein kinase — protein MEENTLVQGRYRLLRRIGRGGAGEVWRAEDEALGRLVAVKCLMPEGRQSSGELVRERFRREARLAAGLQHAGITVVHDFGEWSGILFLVMELLDGEDLGRLLDAARSRRLRPSEAIGIARQIATALVYTHERGVIHRDLKPGNLIRTADGTVKICDFGIARLGTDQDCTARLGGSTFAVGTPYYMSPEQIEGTGVDERSDLYSFGCVLYELLLGHPPFHQGDPLVVLLDHRDTAPPPPRAERPEIPESLERLVLDLLAKDPDDRPASAGEVLRRLEEAAAEAPPARGALPSWARGIGPVPVSLIRVVPEPPALAALTRRWP, from the coding sequence GTGGAGGAGAACACGCTGGTCCAGGGTCGGTACCGGCTGCTGCGTCGGATCGGTCGGGGCGGCGCCGGAGAGGTCTGGCGCGCCGAGGACGAGGCGCTCGGGCGGCTGGTCGCGGTCAAGTGCCTGATGCCGGAGGGCCGTCAGAGCAGCGGTGAGCTGGTGCGCGAGCGGTTCCGCCGCGAGGCGCGGCTCGCTGCGGGGTTGCAGCACGCCGGGATCACCGTGGTGCACGACTTCGGCGAGTGGTCGGGCATCCTCTTCCTGGTCATGGAACTCCTCGACGGCGAGGACCTGGGCCGGCTGCTGGACGCCGCCCGCAGCCGCAGGCTGCGGCCCTCCGAGGCGATCGGGATCGCCCGGCAGATAGCGACCGCGCTCGTCTACACGCACGAGCGCGGGGTGATCCACCGTGATCTCAAGCCGGGCAATCTCATCCGCACCGCCGACGGCACGGTGAAGATCTGCGACTTCGGCATCGCCCGCCTCGGGACCGACCAGGACTGCACCGCGCGGCTCGGCGGCAGTACCTTCGCCGTGGGCACGCCCTACTACATGTCGCCGGAGCAGATCGAGGGCACCGGGGTCGACGAGCGCAGCGACCTCTACTCCTTCGGCTGCGTCCTCTACGAACTGCTGCTCGGTCACCCGCCCTTCCATCAGGGCGATCCGCTGGTCGTGCTGCTCGACCACCGCGACACCGCGCCGCCGCCGCCGCGCGCCGAGCGGCCGGAGATCCCCGAGTCGCTGGAGCGACTGGTGCTCGACCTGCTGGCCAAGGATCCTGACGACCGGCCGGCGAGTGCGGGCGAGGTGCTCCGGCGGCTGGAGGAGGCCGCCGCCGAGGCGCCCCCGGCGCGGGGCGCGCTGCCGTCGTGGGCGCGGGGGATAGGGCCGGTTCCGGTCTCGCTGATCCGGGTGGTGCCGGAGCCGCCGGCCCTCGCCGCGCTGACCCGCCGCTGGCCCTGA
- a CDS encoding CopD family protein, giving the protein MSLPASLLAAAGYSPPPLWRVLTKSGYFLGLCGAIGATLTYAAAVRPALRSGVGDAADVDTLRRRAARFLAWSGVVLLVAGYFQLAARVARAGKGMPFGSALAPARIADYLNAPAKHGAWVAQGTITLVQNLVLVATAAVLISLFAPRAGRRVDTLALIALPLSVATTLVGAVPTKAFADLDDLLDTLLVQVHIVSGTVWVGGLALLAALATAGRRLGDGAGVLWADLWRRFGLVALICVGAVTISGLWLTWKSVGSVPQLWTTTYGVFLLVKITLVLGMITAGGFNQFWLMPRIARARRADATSTLLHLTLRHFPRVVWVEVALGAAVLGVLPFLSGSARSEAAPDSPAPTATGGILALGLVLVLTLAASLVATAKVSDTLARREPGLATA; this is encoded by the coding sequence ATGAGCCTCCCTGCCTCTCTTCTCGCCGCCGCCGGCTACTCGCCCCCGCCCCTGTGGCGCGTGCTCACCAAGTCCGGCTACTTCCTGGGTCTCTGCGGGGCCATCGGCGCCACCCTCACCTACGCGGCCGCCGTGCGCCCGGCTCTGCGCTCCGGAGTCGGCGACGCCGCGGACGTCGACACGCTGCGCCGCCGCGCGGCCCGCTTCCTCGCCTGGTCCGGAGTCGTCCTGCTGGTGGCCGGCTACTTCCAGCTCGCCGCCCGGGTGGCGCGCGCGGGCAAGGGCATGCCCTTCGGCTCGGCCCTGGCGCCGGCCAGGATCGCGGACTACCTCAACGCCCCGGCCAAGCACGGCGCCTGGGTGGCGCAGGGGACGATCACCCTGGTGCAGAACCTCGTCCTGGTCGCGACCGCCGCCGTGCTGATCTCCCTGTTCGCCCCTCGCGCCGGGCGCCGCGTCGACACCCTCGCGCTTATCGCCCTGCCGCTCTCCGTCGCGACGACCCTGGTCGGCGCCGTCCCGACGAAGGCCTTCGCGGACCTCGACGACCTGCTCGACACCCTGCTGGTGCAGGTGCACATCGTCAGCGGCACGGTGTGGGTCGGCGGTCTGGCCCTGCTCGCCGCGCTGGCCACGGCCGGGCGCCGGCTCGGCGACGGCGCGGGCGTGCTCTGGGCGGACCTGTGGCGGCGCTTCGGACTGGTGGCGCTGATCTGCGTGGGCGCAGTCACGATCTCGGGACTCTGGCTGACCTGGAAGTCCGTCGGCTCGGTCCCGCAGCTGTGGACCACGACCTACGGAGTCTTCCTGCTCGTCAAGATCACGCTCGTGCTGGGCATGATCACCGCCGGCGGCTTCAACCAGTTCTGGCTCATGCCGCGGATCGCCCGCGCCCGCCGCGCCGACGCGACCTCCACCCTGCTGCACCTGACCCTGCGGCACTTCCCCCGCGTCGTCTGGGTCGAGGTCGCCCTGGGCGCGGCGGTCCTCGGCGTGCTCCCCTTCCTCAGCGGCTCCGCCCGCAGCGAGGCCGCCCCCGACAGCCCCGCCCCGACGGCGACCGGCGGCATCCTCGCCCTGGGCCTGGTCCTGGTGCTGACCCTGGCCGCCTCCCTGGTCGCGACGGCGAAGGTCTCCGACACCCTCGCCCGCCGCGAACCCGGGCTGGCGACCGCCTGA
- a CDS encoding carboxymuconolactone decarboxylase family protein encodes MTSDISTTDTPTADTPVVPPVRLDTGALAPHIDKAMAHLDNVSRKTTLEPVLLDLVRLRASQLNGCAYCVDTHATDLREAGQDERRVSGVAVWREMPFFTARERAALELTEAGTRLTEGPVTDEVFGRAADQFGETELAELIWTITVINAWNRLGAIARPWPVG; translated from the coding sequence ATGACCTCTGACATCTCGACGACCGACACGCCGACCGCCGACACCCCTGTCGTCCCGCCGGTCCGTCTCGACACCGGCGCGCTGGCCCCGCACATCGACAAGGCGATGGCCCACCTCGACAACGTCTCCCGCAAGACCACCCTGGAGCCGGTGCTGCTGGACCTGGTCCGCCTGCGGGCCTCCCAGCTCAACGGCTGCGCCTACTGCGTCGACACCCACGCCACGGACCTGCGCGAGGCCGGGCAGGACGAGCGGCGGGTGAGCGGGGTGGCGGTCTGGCGGGAGATGCCCTTCTTCACCGCCCGCGAGCGCGCGGCGCTGGAGCTGACCGAGGCCGGAACGCGGCTCACCGAAGGGCCCGTCACCGACGAGGTCTTCGGACGGGCGGCAGACCAATTCGGCGAGACGGAGCTGGCCGAACTGATCTGGACGATCACCGTGATCAACGCCTGGAACCGGCTGGGCGCGATCGCCCGCCCCTGGCCGGTCGGCTGA
- a CDS encoding AraC family transcriptional regulator — MIEGTISTALMRRCLEGLGAAGVSPVRYAGLTGLETETLADDLARVPTSTGAVVWEHLVVAARDTCLTGRLIAHAPVGSLGVWDHLFTSGATVLDGARDAARYFRSVTDPDIDVLEVVENGSQATLRFSCATAEPDVVAAVREFAMMLFLDRVREARRELVVPVHVGLAHRAPRDHGSLIRLLGTRNVEFGAATNSITFLADDAATPLSGFRPGLPEVLRRHADMTLAATRPVLGWRDRFRAAILSADRAETPTVEATARRLALSPRTLQRRLHESGTTFRQELEEVREQRAMRLFEETDLSLQSIATRVGYRDARTLRRAVHRWHGQAPSAVRRESPT, encoded by the coding sequence ATGATCGAGGGGACGATATCCACGGCACTGATGCGCCGCTGCCTGGAGGGGCTGGGCGCGGCGGGTGTCAGTCCGGTGCGGTATGCCGGACTGACGGGCCTGGAGACGGAGACGCTGGCGGACGACCTGGCCAGGGTGCCGACCTCGACCGGAGCCGTTGTCTGGGAGCACCTCGTGGTGGCCGCCCGCGACACCTGCCTGACCGGGCGGCTGATCGCGCACGCGCCGGTCGGCAGCCTCGGCGTCTGGGATCACCTCTTCACCTCCGGCGCCACCGTCCTCGACGGCGCGCGGGACGCCGCGCGGTACTTCCGGTCGGTCACCGACCCCGACATCGACGTGCTCGAGGTCGTGGAGAACGGCAGTCAGGCGACCCTGCGGTTCAGCTGTGCGACGGCGGAGCCCGACGTGGTGGCCGCGGTGCGGGAGTTCGCGATGATGCTGTTCCTGGACCGGGTCAGGGAGGCGAGGCGGGAGCTCGTCGTCCCGGTCCACGTCGGGCTGGCCCATCGTGCGCCGCGCGACCACGGGTCGCTGATCCGGCTGCTCGGCACCCGCAACGTCGAGTTCGGGGCGGCGACCAACTCCATCACCTTCCTCGCCGACGACGCGGCGACACCGCTGTCCGGCTTCCGTCCCGGGCTGCCCGAAGTGCTGCGCCGGCACGCGGACATGACGCTGGCCGCGACCAGGCCCGTGCTCGGCTGGCGGGACAGGTTCCGCGCGGCGATCCTCTCGGCGGACCGGGCCGAGACGCCGACCGTGGAGGCGACGGCCCGACGTCTGGCGCTCAGCCCGCGCACCCTCCAGCGCCGGCTGCACGAGAGCGGCACCACCTTCCGTCAGGAACTGGAGGAGGTGCGGGAGCAGCGCGCCATGCGGCTGTTCGAGGAGACCGACCTCAGCCTGCAGTCGATCGCCACCAGGGTCGGCTACCGCGACGCCCGGACGCTGCGCCGCGCGGTCCACCGCTGGCACGGCCAGGCCCCCTCCGCCGTTCGCCGCGAGTCGCCGACCTGA
- a CDS encoding APC family permease: MSTSAPTTGPAELQRNLGVFDATVVGLGSMIGAGVFAALAPAASAAGSGLLLGLALAAVVAYCNATSSARLAARYPQSGGTYVYGRERLGEFWGYLAGWGFVVGKTASCAAMALTVGSYLWPAQAHAVAVAAVVALTAVDYVGLQKAAWLTRVIVAVVLAVLAAVVTACLSSTAADTGHWAVGAGAGWHGVLQAAGLLFFAFAGYARIATLGEEVREPARTIPRAISIALGITLVVYTAVALAALAVLGPEQLGHSAAPLADAVRAAGVPGLVPFVRAGAAVAALGSLLALILGVSRTTLAMARDRHLPHALAAVHPRYAVPHRAELAVGAVVAVLSAFADVRGAIGFSSFGVLAYYAIANASAWTLTPEEGRPPRLAPLAGAAGCVVLALALPAVSVLWGAVVLALGAAVYGARRVFAG; this comes from the coding sequence ATGAGCACCTCGGCGCCCACCACCGGACCGGCGGAACTGCAGCGGAACCTGGGCGTCTTCGACGCGACCGTGGTCGGGCTCGGGTCGATGATCGGCGCGGGCGTCTTCGCCGCACTGGCCCCGGCCGCCTCGGCGGCGGGGTCCGGTCTGCTGCTGGGCCTGGCGCTGGCCGCCGTCGTGGCCTACTGCAACGCCACCTCCTCGGCTCGCCTGGCCGCCCGTTACCCGCAGTCCGGCGGCACCTACGTCTACGGCCGTGAGCGTCTCGGCGAGTTCTGGGGCTATCTGGCCGGCTGGGGCTTCGTGGTCGGCAAGACCGCGTCGTGCGCGGCGATGGCGCTCACCGTCGGTTCCTACCTGTGGCCCGCCCAGGCACACGCCGTGGCGGTGGCCGCGGTCGTGGCGCTGACCGCGGTCGACTACGTCGGCCTGCAGAAGGCCGCCTGGCTCACGCGTGTCATCGTCGCCGTGGTCCTGGCCGTGCTGGCCGCCGTCGTCACCGCCTGCCTGAGCAGCACCGCCGCCGACACCGGCCACTGGGCCGTCGGCGCCGGCGCGGGTTGGCACGGCGTGCTGCAGGCCGCCGGGCTGCTGTTCTTCGCCTTCGCGGGCTACGCGCGCATCGCGACCCTCGGCGAGGAGGTCCGCGAGCCCGCGCGCACCATCCCCCGGGCCATCTCGATCGCCCTGGGCATCACCCTGGTCGTCTACACCGCCGTCGCACTCGCCGCACTCGCGGTGCTCGGGCCGGAACAACTGGGCCACAGCGCCGCCCCACTGGCCGACGCCGTCCGCGCGGCGGGCGTGCCCGGCCTGGTCCCGTTCGTGCGCGCCGGGGCGGCGGTGGCCGCTCTCGGGTCACTGCTCGCGCTGATCCTCGGCGTCTCCCGCACCACGCTGGCCATGGCCCGCGACCGGCATCTCCCCCACGCCCTCGCCGCCGTGCACCCCCGCTACGCCGTCCCGCACCGCGCCGAACTGGCCGTCGGCGCGGTGGTCGCGGTCCTGTCCGCCTTCGCGGACGTACGCGGCGCGATCGGCTTCTCCTCCTTCGGCGTGCTGGCCTACTACGCCATCGCGAACGCCTCCGCCTGGACCCTCACCCCCGAGGAGGGACGCCCACCGCGGCTGGCGCCCCTCGCGGGAGCGGCGGGGTGCGTGGTCCTGGCGCTCGCCCTGCCCGCGGTCTCCGTGCTGTGGGGCGCGGTGGTGCTCGCGCTGGGCGCAGCCGTCTACGGCGCCCGCAGGGTCTTCGCCGGCTAA